The following DNA comes from Peribacillus sp. FSL E2-0218.
AACTGCTGACCTATCTTGAACCATTTTCGATTCAGCTGAATGGACAAGACACTCAAATTCGCACATTGACCGGCAGGATCACAAAAAATGGTCTCGAAACGAAGCCAGCCTACTCTTTCGATGAAGGCGATGAAATCGTCATCAAACCGATCGATCCCCCTGCATTAGGGGAAATATGTAACGAATTGAAGATCCAGCCGTCCTGCTCCATACCGGTTTTCTTCGAGGATGAAAAAATCGTCCTATCCCGGAAACTGGCCGAGTTCCGGCGAGACGGAGTCATAATGGAGGACGATGATAAGATTTTTGCTGGAGACTCACTGACCTTGATTCAACAAAAGCCGGAGCCATTCATTTTTCAGGATATATTCCGCCATATCGATATCCATATCCCGGCCCAGGGCAATAATCGCTTCACTCTTATCAAAAACGAACAAGAAACGACCTTTCATGAAACGATTTACCCTGGAGACCGTTTGAAAATCCATTGGCCGGCCACCGTATGATCGACTGCATTACAAAATCGAATGTCCCCTTTAGAATAGACCCTTTGAAAAAAGTCTATCCTGTAGGGGACTTTGTTTATAACAAAAGACACGACGGAGGAAGTGACCTAATCATGATCATTCCGTTCCACTACAGACACTCGCTTATCCAGCGAGCGGCCCGGGAAGTCCAAAAAGGATGCTAATGGAACCTTTTAAAGGATAGCGGAGCCAAAAAAAAGATGCCGCCTGTACAAAATACAGACAACATCTCCTTCTAGATACCTAGCCTTTTTCAATGCCCTTTCAAAGGATTTCGAAAAAAAGGCTCCGGTCATTATCCATCATTCGGCTACGGCCTTGCTCAATGAATCATATGTAATCCGCCAATGAGATTCATTCCAGACCGGCTTTCCATTTTTAAAAAGGATGGCCTGGGGGGATTGATGTTTGATATCGAAAGTTTCCGCCACATAATTGGAGAGCGGGCGAGCTTCCTGAACGGCTAAATAGGCCGTTTTAAGCTGTTCATTCCCGGCAATGAACTTCCCGTATTGTTCATGCGCCTCGGCACTCACAGGACATGTTAGGCTATGCTTGAACAGCAGGAACGTATCCTCCTTTAAAAGCTCATTGAATTGTTCTTCCGTTTCGATTTTGGATGTTGTCATCATACAGTCTCCTTTCATTTACGATTTGAATGTTACCATCAAAAAGGCGATGAAGCCATTTCAGCGCTTCATCGCCTTATTCTTCGTACCGCATTGCTTCTTCATCCAAGCTTAAGCGACTTGGCGATTATTTCTTTAATTTATTTTCCGTTTCATCAAACGCCTTTTTCGCTTCATCAAGTTTTAATTTGGCCGTGTTTTTGTTGCCGCTTGTAGGATCGGCAGGTTGGTTTTCAGCATCCTTTTTGTCCGCAAAATTGGTTTCGACGGATACGATCTTGGAATCTGTTGCTCCCGTTACATCAATATCCTTATTGCTTGAATTTGTCGTATCATCAGCTGCGTCACCGTTTTCTTTGACAGGTTTTAAGCTTTTCACCTTATTGACGATGTCGGATGATTTATTTGAAACGATTTCCGTTACGGAACTTGTTTTTTCTTTTGCAGTATCTGCAATAACCGTACCTTTTTCCATTGCCGTTTGCCTTAATTTTTCGGTCTTCTCAGAAATGTTTTTAGCTTGTTCGTTGAAATCATTCCTTAATTCCTTACCTGTTTTCGGAGCCATGAACAATGCTGTAGCCGCACCGATCATCCCGCCGATCAAGGCGCCAATCATAAAGTCCTTTGAATTGATCGAGTCGCGTTCGTCCTCATATGTTTTTTGATAGTCCTTTGTCGGATATTCTTTTTGAGTCATAATACATTCCCCTCTCAATTTTCAGTTTATTTTTCATTAACTAGATTTTATGATCTAGAACGTAAAAACCTTTTTTTAGGCAGGTCATCTGTTTCCAGTGCTATCCGTTCCAACTCCGCTCTCTCGGCTGGAGTCGGGGCGGCCTGCTTGCTTCTAGCCTTCCATTTGTCCCGAATCTCTAAAGCTACGTTACTCCACTGGACAATTTGTGAAATTCTTTCCTGATTATTATCAATCTCAGCCTGAACTTTATTGGAAACCTTTTGGACTGAAGAATTGAAGCTGGAGATGGATGTACCTACATCCTTCACGGCATCAACCACTGAGTTCAGATTTTCTGACTTATGTTGCAGATCTTCAGCCAACGTATTCGTTTTATGTAATAGCTGAGTAGTTTCGAGCGTTATGCCCTGCATTTGGCTCTCGAGCCCTGTCAGCGTCCGGGCCACACTGTCCAGGGTGGTTTGAAGTGATGTCAGTACCTTCGTTAGGAAAATAACTAGGACCAAGAAAGCGATCGCTGCAACAGCAGCACTTACGTATAAAATAATCTCCATTGGAACACCTCCGAAAAAATCGACTTATTTAACTGTTAGTTATTAATTACCCCTTCCCGCTCATTATAAACGTATTTATTTTTTCAATATACCCTATCGTACCCTAATCTGGAAATATTGTTGTCCAGATCCAGTTCCTTCTTCGAAATCAATGTGTCGCACTTCTGGCCGGAAATCGGGTATGATAGTAAGATAAGTCGAATTTAAACAATGGAGGTATTTTTATGAAAGATCCCAGAATTGAAACATTGGCCAAAAACTTGATCAATTATTCCGTGAAGCTTCAAAAAGGTGAAAAGATCTTGATCGAAAACTTTGGATTGCAGCGTGAACTTGTTAATGCCCTTGTGAATGAAGCCTATGAAGCAGGTGGTTACCCATTCGTCCTGTTGAAGGATCATCAAGTGGATCGTGCCTTGCTGATGGGTGCCAAAGAAGAACAGTACAAGATGATGGGTGAGTTTGAAGCGAACGTAATGAGCCAGATGGATGCTTATATCGGGCTTCGCGCCGGGGATAATATCAATGAACAATCCGACGTCCCTCCAGAGAAGATGGCGATCCATGGACAAACCGTCGGCAAAGTACATAGGAATATCCGCGTGCCACAAACAAAATGGGTCGTGCTTCGCTACCCGACAAACTCCATGGCCCAATTAGCCAAGATGAGTACAGAAGCTTTCGAAGATTTTTATTTCGAAGTCTGTAACCTCGACTATGGCAAGATGAGCGCAGCCATGGACAGCCTTGTCGAATTGATGGATAAGACGGATAAGGTCCGCATAACCGGGCCCGGAACGGACCTAACCTTCTCCATCAAAGACATCAAGGCCATCAAATGTGCAGGTGAGCTGAACATTCCTGACGGTGAAGTATATACCGCTCCCGTGAAGGATTCCATCAATGGAGTGATTTCGTATAATACTCCATCACCGTATCAGGGTTTTACCTTTGAAAACGTGAAATTGACCTTCAAAGATGGAAAAATCGTTGAAGCGATGGCGAATGATACAAACCGCATCAACAAAATTTTTGACACAGATGAGGGTGCTAGATATGTCGGTGAATTTGCAATTGGTGTAAATCCTTATATTCTACACCCGATGCAAGATATCCTCTTTGATGAAAAAATTGATGGAAGTTTTCATTTCACTCCTGGGCAATGCTATGATGATGCCTTTAATGGCAACCACTCGGACATCCACTGGGACTTGGTCAATATTCAACGCCCGGAATACGGCGGGGGGGAAATCCACTTCGATGATGTCTTGATACGTAAGGACGGCCGCTTCGTCTTGCCTGAACTGGAAGATTTGAATCCAGAAAATTTAAAATAAACGGCATGATTGCAATCAAAAAAAAAAACGATCGACCCCAGCTCTGGGATCGATCGTTTTTTTATTTTACCTGCAGTGAGTGCTCGTAGGCTGCCTGGAACTTTTGGATGTCCCCAGCGCCCATGAATAACACGACACTGTTATCATGATTTTGCAAAATGGAAGTGGTGTTCTCCGTGATTAGCTCGGCACCGGGAATTTTACCTTGAAGGTCTTCAATCGATAATTTCCCTTGATGTTCGCGAGCAGATCCAAAAATTTCACATAAGTATACTTTGTCGGCCAAATTCAAGCTGTCGGCAAATTCATCCAGGAATGCCTGCGTTCTTGAGAAAGTATGCGGCTGAAAAACAGCTACAACTTCACGCTCTGGATATTTTTGACGTGCTGAGTCAACAGTTGCCGAGATTTCAGTCGGATGATGCGCATAATCATCAATGATGATCTGACTTCCGATTTCCTTTTCGGAGAACCGGCGTTTAACTCCGCCAAAAGTCCGCAATTGGGCTTTCACGGCTTCCGTATCCAAGTTTTCATATTTACAAAGTGCAATGACACCAAGTGCATTCAATACATTATGCTTTCCAAAGGTAGGAATCGTGAATGTATCATAGTAATTGTTTCTTACATGCACATCGAAGGTCGTGCCATCCGGAGTGACGGAAACATTTTTCGCTTGAAAATCGTTCCCTTCTGCAAATCCGTAAAAAATAACCGGTACTTTCGCCTGAATATGTGGTAAATGCTCATCATCGCCGCACGCAATAATGCCTTTGTTGACTTGAAGGGCCATCGTTTGGAAAGCCTCAAACACGTCTTCGACATTGGCGTAATAATCAGGATGATCAAAATCAATATTGGTCATGATTGCATAATCAGGATAATAGGAAAGGAAATGACGGCGATATTCACATGCTTCGAATACGAAGTAGTCAGAATTCACGATCCCTTTCCCCGTCCCATCCCCAATCAGGAAGGAGGTCGGTTTAACCCCGCCCATGACATGGGCCAGCAAGCCGGTCGTCGATGTTTTACCGTGCGCTCCCGTTACAGCCACGCTAATATAATTTTTCATGAAATCACCAAGGAAGCGGTGATAACGGATGATCGGCAAATCAAGTTCCTTTGCCTTCACGATTTCCGGATGAGTATCCGGGAATGCATTGCCTGCAATGATGGTCATTCCAGGTTGTATATTTTCCTCATTGAAAGGAAGGATTTTAATCCCAGCTTTTTCTAATGCCAATTGTGTAAAAAATTCTTTTTCATAGTCGGAACCTTGCACTTCAATATGCATATCATGCAGTATTTGTGCAAGAGCACTCATACCCGACCCTTTAATTCCCACAAAATGGTAAGCAGTCATAAAGCGAACCTCCACCAATCGTCTACCTGTACGACAGTATATGACGTCATCTTTTATTTGTTTTTTTCATTACGAGACTTGTTAGAAACGCAATTTCCACATAGGTTTTCATCAATCATTACTCAACAAAAAACTATTATATCACTTATTTGCCCATTCATCCATGTCAGGCAGATGCCAATTTATCAAATCATTGGTTTTTTCGTCATTCAAGGGTTTTCATCCCTTCACATTATATACAATTTCCTTTTAATCGGTTCTCTTAATTAACATGTAAAAATTCCAGTTCTTCCTCCGTGATCAATACATCCCTCGGTCTGGAGCCCCTGGATTCAGACACGACCCCTTGCTGCTCCATCATTTCTATTAAACGCGCAGCTCGGTTGTACCCTACACGGAAGCGCCTCTGCACACTCGATGCCGATGCAGCCTGTTGATTCACGACAAATTCACATGCCTCGAAAAACAGTTCATCCGCTTCCTCCGTGACCTCTGCCACTTTCAGCAAATCTTCCTGCTCGAATAGGTATTTCGGTTGTTGCTCGAGTTTAACGTGATTGACTACCTCATCGATTTCCTCATCGCTGACAAAGGTCCCTTGCAGTCTAACCGTTTTTGAAGAGCCATTTTCAGCAAATAGCATATCTCCTCTTCCAAGCAATTTTTCCGCTCCGCCGCTATCGATGATCGTGCGGGAATCGACTTGTGAAGAAACGGAAAAAGCGATCCTTGTCGGGATATTTGCCTTGATCAATCCGGTAATGACATCGACTGAAGGCCGCTGTGTAGCTACAATCAAGTGTATCCCACAGGCGCGGGCCTTTTGGGCGATCCGGCAAATCGCTTCCTCCACATCGGCCGGGGACATCATCATCAGATCTGCAAGCTCATCGATGATCACCAGGATATAAGGCAGCTTATTTGCATATTGTCCGGCTTTCTCCGCTTGGTCATTGAAGCGGCTGATGTCACGGACGCCTGCATGCACAAACAATTCATAACGTCGTTCCATCTCCTCAACCGCCCATTTAAGTGCGGCCGTGGCTGCCTTCACATCGGTAATGACCGGACTGACCAAATGAGGGATTCGATTATAAGGTGCCAGCTCGACCATTTTCGGGTCGATCAACAGCAATTTCAGCTCCTGTGGCGTCGCTTTATACAGCAGGCTGACCAGCATCGTGTTGATGCAGACACTTTTCCCCGATCCCGTTTGGCCGGCGATCAATCCGTGCGGCATCTTTCTAAGATCTGTGATGATCGGCTGACCCGATATATCGAGACCCAGGGCCACAGCAAGCGGTGATTCATGCTCCTGGAATTCAGCGCTCTCCAACACCTCACGTAAAAATACAGGCTTGCTTTTCCTGTTCGGAATCTCGATCCCAATTGTATGTTTGCCTGGAATCGGCGCTTCCATCCTCATATCCTGGGCGGCAAGGCTTAACTTGATGTCATCCATCAAGTTCGTCACCTTATTCACCTTGACCCCCGGTTCAGGATGCACCTCGAAACGCGTTACTGCCGGCCCTTGGGTGACATTGACTACCTTGGCACGGACATTGAAGTTTTTCAGCGTCTCATCCAGTAATGAAGTCTGTTCATCGAGCCACTCATCATCATGCACGGCATAAGTCGGGGGTGTCAGCAGCCCTATGCTTGGAAACACATAGTATGGGTTATCATCGACTTCCACTGCACCAAAAAAATCCCCGGTATCGCTTTGCCCGGCTTCTGTTCCGGCCTTTGATAACACAGCTTCTTCCTTGTCATTTTCTGAAACGGGAACCTGTCCGACGGCCCCATCATGGACTGGACTCGAATCGATATCGTCCTCAACGGATTCTTCCGGGGCGGCAAACGTTCCGGAAGAATCCATTTTTGAAGCTTCAGTGATGAACGATTCGGACGCACTGGATGCAGCTTGGCCATCCTCCGGCTTCATTTCAGGTATATCTGGTGCTACTTGATCTTCCTCCTCACCACGAAGAGGTTCCTGCTTGTATGGGAGGACTCCCCTTTCGGAATCAAGGCTTTTTTTTTCCGGTTTCAATTTATGGATGAATTCGTTTTTTTTTCGATCTTGCTTGAGCATCATAACATTAAACGGAATATGCTTTTTCGGTCGTTTAGGCTGCCCTTCCGAAATCATTTCCGCTGGATCGCTTTCACGAGGATTTGCCAAGGCTTCGGGCTTTGCCTCCTCAGACTGCTCCATGATGGATGCGGCAACTTCCCGTCCAAAATCCACCTCATCCTCTACAGCCGCGATTTTTTCCAGCACAGGCTCACTCTCCGTTTCTGCAGGCTGTGTCTCGACAGCATGCTTCCGAAAGAAAGCCGGTACCTCCGATGCTTCCACTTTTTCATGGGTCTGTTCTGGGATAAGTACGGCAGGTTCTTCCGTCCTTTCCTCAGCGGCAACCTCCTTGGAAGGATCAGGCGTGAACACTGGAATTTCTTTAACAAGTTCTTTTTTTTCAAGAACAGGCAGCTTGGTTTCCAATTCATATTCAACGATTTCCTCTGAAGCCACCATCTTTTTTTCCGGGCGACGGAAGCCATAAATGGGTGAAGGTATTTCCGTTGGGCGGAATGGTGTATTCGACGGGACGATTTTTGTATGTTGCTCCCGATCCAGGTTTCTCATTTTTGGCTTCGGCTCGCGATCGAAGCTTCTTCTCTTTGGTTCGGGATCCCTGGCTTGCTTTCTCGGTTCTTTCGTCCTTTCCGCCTGCTTCGGTTCGCGTTTATCCTTTATTCTTTCCCGGAAATTCCTTTTGTTTTGCTCCTGGTCAGGAATGAGCGGAAACTTGAATTGCCCTTTTGGATATTGAAACAGGATTTTCGTATCCGGATCTACCGTCTGGGATATTTTTTCCGACATCTTTTCCACTGTTTGGTTGTACACTTTTATTTCTTCCTTCTTTGCCTTAGGAAGCTTCGAAAAATCCATATTCCTTAATGTTTCTTCATCAAGTGGTTCATCTATAATAATTTCTTCGATTTCGATAATTTCCTCTGCTTGGAACCATTTTTTCATTTTATTTAGCCATTTCAAACCTATCACTCTTTCTACGTCTGTAGTTATGTAACTAATTCTACCAGTTATTTTAAAAATATCGAGAAAATTTAAGCTAAATCGGTTTTAGTTTCTGCTTTTTCTATCCGATTCGTAACGGCCGCTGCATATTTCACCTAGCTCCTATCCTATTAAACCCATTACAAGCGGAGTTTAAACCTAACTTCCTTAAGTTAACTTAAGCCCCTAGTCTACTATTTAAATAAAACACCGCTGTTAAATCGCGTTTACAAAGAGATTAAGTTTTGATGCAGCCTGGCAAACCGGCCATGCCATCCATATATATACTAAAAACCCACACAACACCGTTCGTTTAAACCGAACCGTGTTGTGTGGGTTAGAGCAGTTATTTTGGCCATTCCCATTCATAATAATGACATATAACCTGTGCCATCGATTTGGCAGCAATCAAAAGTGCATCCTCATCGATATCGAATTTAGGATGGTGATTGAAGTATGCCTTCTCCACTCCTTTCGGTTTACAGCCAATGTAAAAGAAGCAACCCGGGATCTTTTCTGCATAATAGGAAAAATCTTCGGAACCTGAAAACATCGGAAATTCCAGGACGCTCCTGATTTCTGTATCATCCATGCTTTCGAGGCTATTTTTCACGAACAAAGTCAGTTCAGGATCATTATATAACGGAGGATAATCAGGAATATATGAAAGCTCGCACTGTACATCGAACTCCATTTCTATTCCTTTAACGATTCTGTGGACTTCTTTATCGATCAGCTGCCGGACCTCCTCTGTCATATATCGGACATCGCCTTCGATCTCTATCCGATCCTTGATGACATTGAAGCTTCCTTTTCCATCGAAAGATCCGATTGTGACCACTCCCATTTCAAAAGGATCCAAGCGCCGGCTGATCACAGTTTGAACAGCCGTGACGAAATGGGCACCTGCAACGATGGCATCATTGGCCAGATGCGGGGATGAGCCATGTCCGCCCATACCCTTTACCGCCAGTTTGAAATATGTCCTGCCTGCCATCGCATAGCCCCCGTGATAACCAACGACCCCTGCAGGATGCGAGGGGAATAAATGGATTCCAAACACGGCGTCCAGATTATCGAGGATTCCAGATTCCATGATGCTCTTTGCTCCACCAGGAGGAGTCTCTTCTGCATGCTGATGGATGATTTTGATGGTACCGCTCAACGAATCCTTCAGCTGGATAAGACAGTCTGCCAGAACCAATAAATAGGCCGTATGTCCATCGTGCCCGCAGGCATGCATGACCCCTTCATTTTTTGAACGGAACGGAACTTCCGTTTCTTCTGTAATAGGCAATGCATCGAAATCGGCACGGAGTCCTATCGTTTTTCCCGGGTTAGCTCCTTCGATCGTTACGATGACCCCGAATCCATTTCCTGCATTCGTTTGAACCTCCACATCCTTCCCATTATAATAATCGATGATATATTGCGCCGTTTTCTCTTCTTTAAAGGATAGCTCCGGATTCTCGTGTAAATGGCGGCGAATCTGAACCATTTCCTCTTTGCGTGCTTCCAGCATGTCCATTAATTGGTTTTTCATGATTGTTTCCCCCTTCATTTCATGAAATTTTGGCGAAAAGGAAAGCATTAAAAGACTCTCACTCCTTCGCCCGTTGCCCTTATGCTAAGTCAAATTTGCGCGCGGTTACTCGTACATTCATGCAGCAGCTCATCCGAAAGTGCGCGCCCTGCTTTTCGCTGCCTTTAGCGGTTTGATTCCGTGCACTTGGATGCACACGAGGTATTTTTCTGAATAATCCAATTATATCACTATACACGGAAAAAATAACGAGTAACGCTACCCGTTTGTCGCTTCCGACTCTAGTAAACTAAGCTCCCAAATAAAAAACAGGACCGCTGCCAGCTGGCACGATCCTGTTTTTTGCAGCGCTTTACTGTTCACGCTTTTTGTTTTTACCCAAAATGAAAATGGGTTCCAATTCATTTTCCTCGTAAAGAAATGATAAGGCCGTTATCGGTACATGGCCGCTGGCAAAGAAGCTCATCGCCATTTGTGCTAGAATATCGTATCCCGTATCATTCTTCACGTCGGCGATGATGATGACATCCTGGTGCGGAATGGCCACAGCCATCGTTCCCTCGATCTTTTCCTTCATTTCCCTAAGCCAAGATTCATTCAGGATCCTGCTTGCATCATATCCATCATTCGTGTTCAAAAAGTAGAAGGTATTGCCCGCGACGATATCAGACTTCAAATCAACGGAAAGCGAACGAACATTGAAAGAAGCGATTTCCCGGATTCTATCACCCTGCCAATTTTCCCGTTGAATCATCTTTTCATCGATGAGACGGTATGTTTTCCCTAAATCGAGTGCATAAAAAACCCGGGTTTCGGCTGTATGCTCATCGAATAGAAAAGGATTTCCTTCTTCCGATTCCATGGGAAAGGAGGTCGAACGGATGACCGGAAAAATGGATTTCTCCTTGCCTTGCATGCTATGTACTTCTCCCATTACATTCAAGGCCTCTTCGACGTAATAAGTGACTTCATCTATGGCCTTTTCCTGCACGTTTTCAAAATTGGCAACAACCGGGGCCAATTGTATGGCGATGCCCTTCCCTGTCTTCACATTTTCAACCCTTAACGTATCTTGCTTGCTATCGAATTTGAATGTTCGGTTATCACCTTTCAAACGTTCCTGCAAAATATTTTTCAGCTTCGTGCTGTCCATTTTCATGTTTGACCCTCCTCTTCATTGAAAAAATCCCCTGCGAGAAGGGAAATTTGCTTATAATGTTTGAATGAACTCCTCGATTTGTTCTTGAGTTTTGCGATCCTTGCTCACGTACCTGCCAAGCTCTTCACCATTATCATAAGCGATGAAACTCGGTATCCCGAATACGTCATTCGCTGCACAGACATCGATGAATTCATCACGGTCCACATGAATGAAAGTGAAATCAGGAAATTTCTTTTCAATCTCCGGCATGATCGGTTCGATTACACGGCAATCTACGCACCATGCTGCTGAAAACAGGAATATATGTTTCCCTTCATTCTTCAATGCATCATATTGCTCTATAGTTTGTAAATTTTCCATTTGAATGAGCCTCCTTCATAATGACACTTCACTACATTCATCATACCAGAATCTCCAGTAATCAACCATTAATACGGATCGGTTCAACGAGTACACGTTTTCTATCGCTGCGGCACGGATGATACGATCTCCATCATTTGCTTGGCATCGGTTTTTAGCCGGTCCTTATCCGTTTCGGTCGTCAGCTTGACTCCGCCGATCCCAACCGCAAGCTCATACTTTTCTTTCGCTGACTCTTTAATCGAGACAAAGCCGAATTTATCTTCATTTTGAAAGGAGTGGAGGACCAAATATTGACCCGCTTGTTTTTTTATCGCCAAAAATAATACGGAGCTGTCCTCTTTTTCATTAGGATTGACAAATAATAGATAAGCCTTGCCGGCCTGCTTCACAATCAAATTGTTATCATGCGCCTCTTCCACCTTGAAGCCCTTTGGCAGATGGACCTGGATAAGACCCGCTTCCGCATTGGGCTGTTTGTCATCGTCACGAAAAGCGATTTCCGCTGCTCTCACAGCCTTTTCGGTTTGCCTCTCGATACCGGAGCACGCAACAATGAAGCCGCTCATCAACACGAACATCACTACATATTTTTTCGATAAAGACATCGCCATTCCCTCCAGCCGTCTCTTTGCTCTTATAGATACTATTATCCTAATATCCGAAATTCATCCATTTGCAAAAATCATGATACAATGAAGGCATTCTATGCATCGAGGAGGAAAAAATATGAAATTAACCGTATATCTTGCAGGGGAAATCCATTCAAATTGGAGAAATGAAGTGAAGGATAAAGCTGAGGCCTTGAAGCTTCCGATAGAGTTTGTCGGCCCGATGGAAAATCATGATCGTTCCGATAATATTGGTGAAGATATTCTGGGAGAACAACCAAACCCGATCCTCAAGGATGCAGCCGCTTCGCAGATCAATAATTTACGGACAGGCCTTTTACTGAAGAAAGCCGATCTTGTCGTCGCCTTGTTTGGCGAGAAATATAAACAGTGGAATACTGCCATGGATGCAAGCACTGCCGTTTCCCTCGGTAAGCCGCTTATTTTGATCCGCCCGGAATCCCATCATCATGCCTTAAAGGAATTATCAGAAAAGGCTAGTGTCACAGTCGAATCCGTGAACCAAGCCATGAAGGTGCTTTCTTATGTTTTTGAAGAAGGGAAGTGAATCGAGATACGGACGGTAGCCCTGGTTACCCCCAAAAAAATGCTTGCAGGGAAGGCCCCCTGCAAGCGAAAAATGAAAAATTCTCTTGTTAAGCTTACCTTTTTTTAATCGGTATCCAAATCTCGGAGTAATAATCCGGGCTTGAAGCGTCATCATTCGAGTATACTTCCAATTCCGGCAATCCCGCATGTTCATAACCACTGGTAGGGAACCATTCGGAAAATATTTGCTTCCACGCCGTTTGGATTGCATCAGGCATCGGTCCGTGAACTTCAAAAGCAACCCACTTGGAAGCAGGTATCGTAAGGGGCAAAAACGGTTCAGGCACTTTGCCGGCATATTCGGCAGCTATCCAGTAATCCATCGTTTCGTTTTTTTCCTCTGCCCTTTTATCGACACATACCCCTAGCAACCCAACGATTTCCCCATTGTTCAACTTCGCTAACCTGTCACTTGTTCCGTCAGCATTCACTTGCTCCCACAGCTTCGGAATCCCGATTAAATTTCCTTCATTCACCAAGGAAAATTCTTGCTTGATTCCAATCAATTCAAAGGAATCTCTTTCAAGGATTTTGTATTTCATCGGTTTTGCTCCTTTCAAAGTAACCTGGATCACCAGGCGTTCGAAGAATTTCAGCTTTCCCATATACTTTCGCGCTTCACTCGGTGATACACCGTGCTGCCTTCGAAAAGCTTTCGAGAATGCCTCGGGAGTGTCATACCCATATTTACAGGCTAAATCTATGACCTTTTCATTTGAACAGGAAATTTCCTGGGCCGCCAAGGTCAGCCTGCGACGCCTGACATAATCACCGACAGTGCTATCCGTTAAAATGGTGAACGTCCGTTGAAAATGAAAAGCGGAGGCATTCGCTTGTCTGGCTATGCTCTCGATCGTCAGGTCATCCAATAAGTGCTCCTCGATATAATCGATTGCCCTCTGGATCGATTCAACCCATCCCATTACACTCACTCCTTATCATCCATACTATCAGGCCCGCTCAACATAATCCTGTCAAATCCTGCTCTGTTGCGGCAGTATCCTTTTTTTCCGCTCCATTCCGTCGGGACAAGAAAACATAAGCTTCGCTTTAGTTTTTCAGCTTATATTCATGTTGACCGGCTAACATCCTCATGATATG
Coding sequences within:
- the ytxJ gene encoding bacillithiol system redox-active protein YtxJ, whose amino-acid sequence is MTTSKIETEEQFNELLKEDTFLLFKHSLTCPVSAEAHEQYGKFIAGNEQLKTAYLAVQEARPLSNYVAETFDIKHQSPQAILFKNGKPVWNESHWRITYDSLSKAVAE
- a CDS encoding YtxH domain-containing protein, with protein sequence MTQKEYPTKDYQKTYEDERDSINSKDFMIGALIGGMIGAATALFMAPKTGKELRNDFNEQAKNISEKTEKLRQTAMEKGTVIADTAKEKTSSVTEIVSNKSSDIVNKVKSLKPVKENGDAADDTTNSSNKDIDVTGATDSKIVSVETNFADKKDAENQPADPTSGNKNTAKLKLDEAKKAFDETENKLKK
- a CDS encoding DUF948 domain-containing protein, with the translated sequence MEIILYVSAAVAAIAFLVLVIFLTKVLTSLQTTLDSVARTLTGLESQMQGITLETTQLLHKTNTLAEDLQHKSENLNSVVDAVKDVGTSISSFNSSVQKVSNKVQAEIDNNQERISQIVQWSNVALEIRDKWKARSKQAAPTPAERAELERIALETDDLPKKRFLRSRS
- a CDS encoding aminopeptidase, with the protein product MKDPRIETLAKNLINYSVKLQKGEKILIENFGLQRELVNALVNEAYEAGGYPFVLLKDHQVDRALLMGAKEEQYKMMGEFEANVMSQMDAYIGLRAGDNINEQSDVPPEKMAIHGQTVGKVHRNIRVPQTKWVVLRYPTNSMAQLAKMSTEAFEDFYFEVCNLDYGKMSAAMDSLVELMDKTDKVRITGPGTDLTFSIKDIKAIKCAGELNIPDGEVYTAPVKDSINGVISYNTPSPYQGFTFENVKLTFKDGKIVEAMANDTNRINKIFDTDEGARYVGEFAIGVNPYILHPMQDILFDEKIDGSFHFTPGQCYDDAFNGNHSDIHWDLVNIQRPEYGGGEIHFDDVLIRKDGRFVLPELEDLNPENLK
- the murC gene encoding UDP-N-acetylmuramate--L-alanine ligase, which translates into the protein MTAYHFVGIKGSGMSALAQILHDMHIEVQGSDYEKEFFTQLALEKAGIKILPFNEENIQPGMTIIAGNAFPDTHPEIVKAKELDLPIIRYHRFLGDFMKNYISVAVTGAHGKTSTTGLLAHVMGGVKPTSFLIGDGTGKGIVNSDYFVFEACEYRRHFLSYYPDYAIMTNIDFDHPDYYANVEDVFEAFQTMALQVNKGIIACGDDEHLPHIQAKVPVIFYGFAEGNDFQAKNVSVTPDGTTFDVHVRNNYYDTFTIPTFGKHNVLNALGVIALCKYENLDTEAVKAQLRTFGGVKRRFSEKEIGSQIIIDDYAHHPTEISATVDSARQKYPEREVVAVFQPHTFSRTQAFLDEFADSLNLADKVYLCEIFGSAREHQGKLSIEDLQGKIPGAELITENTTSILQNHDNSVVLFMGAGDIQKFQAAYEHSLQVK
- a CDS encoding DNA translocase FtsK; translated protein: MDFSKLPKAKKEEIKVYNQTVEKMSEKISQTVDPDTKILFQYPKGQFKFPLIPDQEQNKRNFRERIKDKREPKQAERTKEPRKQARDPEPKRRSFDREPKPKMRNLDREQHTKIVPSNTPFRPTEIPSPIYGFRRPEKKMVASEEIVEYELETKLPVLEKKELVKEIPVFTPDPSKEVAAEERTEEPAVLIPEQTHEKVEASEVPAFFRKHAVETQPAETESEPVLEKIAAVEDEVDFGREVAASIMEQSEEAKPEALANPRESDPAEMISEGQPKRPKKHIPFNVMMLKQDRKKNEFIHKLKPEKKSLDSERGVLPYKQEPLRGEEEDQVAPDIPEMKPEDGQAASSASESFITEASKMDSSGTFAAPEESVEDDIDSSPVHDGAVGQVPVSENDKEEAVLSKAGTEAGQSDTGDFFGAVEVDDNPYYVFPSIGLLTPPTYAVHDDEWLDEQTSLLDETLKNFNVRAKVVNVTQGPAVTRFEVHPEPGVKVNKVTNLMDDIKLSLAAQDMRMEAPIPGKHTIGIEIPNRKSKPVFLREVLESAEFQEHESPLAVALGLDISGQPIITDLRKMPHGLIAGQTGSGKSVCINTMLVSLLYKATPQELKLLLIDPKMVELAPYNRIPHLVSPVITDVKAATAALKWAVEEMERRYELFVHAGVRDISRFNDQAEKAGQYANKLPYILVIIDELADLMMMSPADVEEAICRIAQKARACGIHLIVATQRPSVDVITGLIKANIPTRIAFSVSSQVDSRTIIDSGGAEKLLGRGDMLFAENGSSKTVRLQGTFVSDEEIDEVVNHVKLEQQPKYLFEQEDLLKVAEVTEEADELFFEACEFVVNQQAASASSVQRRFRVGYNRAARLIEMMEQQGVVSESRGSRPRDVLITEEELEFLHVN